CAACGAGAGGGAGGTGCCGTTCAGACGTAAGCTATTGTTTTTATTGAAACAACCATTTTCCTGGCATCATTTTATTTCCCAGTAGTATATATGTATGTGTATGTGTTCGGGGATGTGAGAAAAATACCAGCCCATATGAACATAGCGAATAAACCGTTTGAAACCTCCGTCGTAAACACCGAAGCATTAAAGAAAGGTGGAGTAAGTGTGGAATGCCCATTAGTAAGTGTAGTTATACCTGCATATAACCGGCCGCATACACTAAAAATCGCCATCGACAGTGTATTGGAACAAACTTACCCGAACATCGAAATTATTATCTGTGATGACAGTACAACGAATGAAGTACAAGAAATGATTGATTCTTATTTAGATTCTTTTCCCCAAGTTAAATATTATAAAAATGATAAAAATCTTTTTCTTGGAAATTGGCATAAATGTTTTGATTTGGCATCAGGTGAATATATCAATTACTTGATGGATGACGATATGTTTCATAAAGAAAAAATAGCAAGGATGCTCTATTTTTTTGAAAATTTTGAAAACATCACACTGGTTACCTCGTATCGGCAAACCATGAATGAATTAGGGGCTATTCTCCCACCGCTCTATGCAACGGAAAAGTTATACGAAGAAACAAGGATAATGGACGGAAGAATGTTGGCAAACGTTGCATTAACTCGTTGTTTAAATGTGATTGGTGAACCTACAACAGTGTTTTTCAAAAAAACAGATCTTATCGAACGGTTTGGAGTTTATAAAGGGAAACAGTATTCTCTTCTTAATGATTTAGCTTCCTGGTTGAACTTACTATCCAAAGGAAAAGCAGTTTATATTCCTGAAGCGCTAAGCTATTTTCGAATACATCCCAATCAAAATAATCAAACGCTTGGTCAAAATGCGTTCACGGAATGGTTAGATATTATGATTGCCTCGAGAGATGATGGATTTCTTGATACCAACGATTTGTTTAAAACTGCACTTCATTCTTATCATGAACGTATAAAAGGCCGTCCACAATTTGTTGCAGATATCAAGCGAATTGAAATGATATTAAAAACATTGGAATCCTAACTTGCTCATCCCATGTGCAAAGGAGGCTTGGCTTATGTTTGAAATTCCCTTCTTACGACCTAGTTTAGTAAAAAAGGAACGATTTATTGCTAATTTTGAGAAAATAGAAGAGACGCGAATTTACTCCAATTATGGCCCCTTAAATAACCTGTTTGAAGAGCGGGTCATTGCGCAAGTGTTTAATGGAATCGGTTCGGCTGTGACTGTTAGTAACGCTACCATCGGCTTGATTTTGGCTATCGCTCACAGCAAGCGACCACAGGGCAAATATGCAGTTATGCCAAGTTTTACTTTTGCTGCCACCCCACTTGCTGCTGAGTGGTGCGGGTTAGAACCCTATTTCCTTGACATTGAACCGGAGAATTGGCAAATGAATAGGGAGCAGTTAGAGCAGGCAGTCAAGCTGCTGGGAGATGAGATTGCGGTAATCGTTCCTTATGCCACTTTCGGTACAGCCATTGATTTGTCTGTATACAATAAGCTGCAGGAGCAAGGAATTCCGGTAGTCATTGATGCTGCTGCCAGTTTTGGGACTATATCTCCCGAGGAAGCCACCCATTTTGGTAAAGGCTTTGGAGGGGCCGTAGTATTCAGCTTTCATGCCACCAAATCTTTTGGTATCGGAGAGGGTGGATTGGTATACAGTTTGGACCAGGATCTCATTAAGCGAATTCGTCAGGCGGGGAATTTCGGTTTCTCCAGCAGCAGGGAGTCTGTCACCCAAGGTCTTAACAGTAAGATATCCGAGTATACCGCTGCTATCGCTTTAGCTACTCTCGATCACTTCAAAACTGTACGGGAGAATAGAAGGACGATCTACGAATATTATCTTCAAGAACTGCTCCAAGCAGACTTATTAGAACGAGGATGGTCTGTACAAAAAACACAAGGATCGGTTGTCCATCAATTTATCCCTATTCTTAGTCCGGATTCACACACGAATCAAGAGGTCGTTAAGTTATTAGCCTCTAATTCAATAGAAGCCAGAACCTATTTTTCTCCGGCGTGCCATCAGCAGAAGCAGTTCCAAAGTTATCCCCGGTCTACTCTTCATGTTACCGAGCATATTACCAAACATATTGTCAGCCTGCCCTTGTGGGAGGAACTGGATGAGATTATCGTTCGAAGAATTGTAAATGTTCTAAGAAGCTTGGGAAGAGAGACAGCCAGATGAGGAAACTCGTGATTTGGGGATCGGGCGGACATGCCAGGGAAATTAACTGGTTATGTGAAGAGTTAGGAGTTCGAGTGATAGGATTCTTAGACGAACGGCCTGAGACGAAAGGGCAGATCGTAAATGGGATTCCTGTACTGGGGACGTTGACCGACATTAAAGCGTTAAAATATGAGGTGGAACTGATATGTGCGGGAGTGGGTGACCCAGCATTAAAGAAACGATTCGCTTATCATACAATTCAATCGGGATTTCGTATCGCAGCCCCGCTAATACATCCGCGTGTTCGTTTGTCTCGAAGAAACACCATTGGAGAGGGAAGTATGATCTTTGAAGGGGCTGTCCTGTCGGACAATATTAAGATCGGACAGCATGTGATTATCAATCGGAGTGTTAACGTGAGTCATGATGCGGTTATTGGCGATTATATAACCATAGCCCCTGGTGTGAATTTGGCAGGTAACGTAACCATAGATGAGGGGGCCTATATCGGCGTCGGTGTCTCGGTACGGGAGAGATGTCACATTGGTTGTTGGTCTATGATAGGTGGAGGTGCCTTTGTTAAAGATGATATACCCAGCTTTACCATGGCTGCAGGGGTACCAGCAGTCGTTAAAAAACGACTTGATATTCCCTGAGTAGTCTTTCTTTGGACGGAGCGTATTCGATTTGTAGTAATATGCTTGGCAATGAAGTGATTTACCTACCAAAAGGCCGTGCCGGAAAAGGTTCTCATAACCTGATCCCGGCGCGGCTTTTGATTAATGTACACATTTTACAGATGGATAAAAATTAAAATTTATTTTTGATTATTTTTGTATTGCTTATTTTCAAATCAAAACAAAAGTGTTATAGTCTCCATAAATAAAGAATAACCACTGTAATAAAGCCTTTCAAAACTAAAACTAAACTTGGAGGTCTTTTTCCTATGGTACAAAGTCTGTGGAATTCTTCACAAGCATCTGAGCAAAAAAACACGCTGGAACAGCTCGTATACCGTTCTAACCTGATTGGCACAGATAGGAGTGTGTGCAACTGGGGAGGCGGCAATACTTCGGCCAAAACAACGATACAGGATTTCCGCGGACGTGAAGTGGAAGTGATGTACGTCAAGGGCAGCGGTTCAGATCTTGCAACAATGAAAGCGCATAACTTCACAGGGCTTCGTATGGAGGATATTCGTCCTTTATTTGAAAGAGAAGATATGTCTGACGAGGATATGGTCGCATATTTGGCGAACTGTATGATAGATGCCAAGCATCCACGGGCTTCAATTGAGACGCTATTGCATGCTTTTCTGCCTTTTAGACATGTCGATCATACACACCCGGACGCGATTATTAGCTTGTGCTGTGCGCACAACGGCAAGGAAATCGCTAAGGAAATTTTCGGTGACAGTTTTGTATGGGTGCCTTATATCCGTCCTGGATTTAAGCTGTCGAAAATGATTGCCCAAGGTGTACTCGATCATCCACAAGCTGAATTGGTATTGATGGAAAAGCATGGTCTGGTTACGTGGGGAGACACATCCGAAGCGGCTTATGCCAAAACGATCGATATCATCCAAGAAGCAGAAAGCTATATTAAAGCCCGTCAAGAGGAAAAGCAGGCGTTTGGAGGAACAAAATATAAAGCGCTTACTTATGAAGGACGCCGTAGCATTGCATCTCAAGTTATGCCGTCGATTCGGGGAGCGGTCAGTGATGAGAAAAAGATGATTTTAACCTTTGATGATGCAGAAGATGTGTTGGAGTTTGTGAACGGCCGGGATTCTGCTGCTTTATCCCAGGTCGGGGCTGCGTGCCCGGATCATCTGGTCCATACCAAGATGAAGCCACTCTATGTAGATTGGACACCGGATGTGGAGGATGTAGAGGGCTTGAAAGTTAAGCTTGCCGAGGGTATAGCAGCTTATAAGGAGCAGTATCAAGCTTATTTCGAGCGCAATCGGCTTGAAGGGGATGTTATGTTTGAGGCTGCGCCACGTGTAATTTTGGTTCCGGGTGTTGGTATGATCAACACAGGTAAAAGCTGGAGCAATGCGCAGGTAAGCGGTGCTCTGTACCATCGGGCTATTGCTGTTATGCGAGGGGCAACGACGTTAGGAGAGTTTGTTTCACTCAGTGAGAACGAGTCATATAACGTGGAATATTGGCCGCTGGAGCTTTATAAGCTGTCACTTGCGCCAGCAGAAGTTGAATTTTCCCGTAAAATTGCGTTCATTACAGGTGGTGCAGGCGGAATTGGCAGTGCAACCGCACGTCGTTTGGTGGATGAAGGCGCACATGTCGTACTGGCAGACCTGAATCTGGAAGGCGCGCAAAAGGTAGCCGCAGAGATCAATAGTAGCTACGGAGAAAACTGTGCCATTGCCGTAAAAATGGATGTGACGCAGGAGGAGCAAATTCAGGCTGCCTATGCAGAAACGGCATTGACCTATGGCGGTGTAGATATCATCGTCAACAATGCAGGCCTTGCTACATCCAGTCCGTTCGATGAAACATCGTTAAAGGAATGGAATTTAAATGTGAATGTGCTGGGAACGGGTTATTTTCTGGTTGCACGAGAAGCGTTCAAGCTCATGAAGGAGCAGACACTTGGCGGCAGCATGGTGTTCGTCGGCTCCAAAAACTCGGTCTACGCAGGTAAAAATGTAACGGCCTACAGCTCGGTCAAGGCGCTTGAAGCGCACTTAGCCCGTTGTATTGCCGCAGAAGGTGGTGAATATGGTATCCGTGTGAACACCATTTTGCCGGATGCCATTCTGCAAGGCTCGGCAATCTGGAACTCCAACTGGCGTAATGAACGCGCCACTGCCTACGGCATTGAGCCCGACCAGCTGGAGGAGCATTACCGCAAACGGACGACGCTGCTGGTCAATATTTACCCGCAGGATATCGCTGAGGGCATTGCCTTTTTCGCCTCATCCAAGGCAGAGAAAACGACAGGTTGTATGCTGACCATCGACGGCGGCGTCCCCGCTGCCTTTACACGCTAGCCGAATTAAAATGAACCTGGGTAAGCGATAGACTCATTTCAACGGCTCAACACTTAGGATTATAACGAACTAATTTAATGTACTAATCTATTTCACTAATCCAAGCCACATGTTATACACACACTAACACTTTAAAAATAGAAGTGACTTTATGGGTGGTCAGCAGCGGAGCGATCGGAAGAACAATCCGCACGCGAAGCGATCTCCCATAACTCACTTCATTTTTCCAAGGAGGAACCATGATGAGTGACAAAGCGTACGCCTTATTCGAGGAACAACAGCAACAACGAGGCATTGACCTGGAGCGAGTAAAGGCAAAGCTGAAAGCGCTTAGCATAGAAACACCATCCTGGGGATATGGCGACTCAGGTACACGATTTAAAGTCTTTCAGAAAACGGGCGTGCCGCGTGATCCGTTCGAAAAGTTAGAGGATGCGGCGCAGGTTCATGCCGTGACAGGCTTATGTCCATCCGTTGCCATTCACATTCCGTGGGATAAAGTAGACAATTACGGCAAGCTTCGCAGTCATGCGGAAAGCCTCGGTCTGCGGATTGGGGCCGTGAATCCTAATCTGTTTCAAGACGAGGACTACATGCTCGGCAGTGTCACCAATGTAGACCCGGCCATCCGCCGCAAGGCCATCAACCATTTGCTAGAATGCGTAGATATTGCGAAGGAAACGGGCACGAACGACTTTAGCTTATGGTTCGCAGACGGAACGAATTATCCCGGTCAGGGGGACATTCGCAAACGGAAAAATTGGATGCTGGAAGCGCTCAGTGAAATGTATAAGGCGCTCACATCTGACATGCGCATGCTGATTGAATACAAGGCGTTCGAGCCAGCCTTTTATCATACGGATATTGCCGATTGGGGCATGGCGTATAATTACGCAACCAAGCTGGGGCCGCAGGCACAGGTGCTGGTGGATACTGGGCATCATCTGCCGGGAGCCAACGTGGAGCATATTGTGGCGTTTCTAATTGATGAGAAGCGATTAGGTGGTTTTCATTTTAATAGCTACAAATATGCGGATGATGATCTGATCGTGGGCTCCGCGAATCCGTATGAACTGTTCTTGATTTTTTATCAAATTTTAAATGCGGCTCAGGATGTGGATAAAGATATTCGGCATACGGTGGACAAAATTGCTTATTTGATCGATCAGTCGCACAATATTGAGCAAAAAATTCCGGCGATGATTCGTTCGGTGCTGAATGTGCAGACTCAATATGCGAAAGCGCTCCTAATTAATCATGCAGAAGTGGAGGAAGCATCGAGCCGCCAGAATGTGCTGGGTGCAGAGGATGCTGTGCGACAAGCGTTTGAGTTTGATGTGGCACCATTGCTCAGAGCGATCCGTGAAGAGCAAGGCTTACCAGCAGACCCGATGAAAGCTTACTTAGCGTCTGAGTATGGCACGCAGATTTTGCAAAGAGGCAAGGGTGGTGCAAGCTGGTGAGTATCCTCGCTTATGATTTGGGGGCAAGCAGTGGCAGGGTTCTACTCGGAGAATTGACGGATTCACGTATAGTGGTGGAGGAAATCCATCGCTTTTCGAATGATCCGGTCAAGGTTGGGGAACATCTGCACTGGGATCTGTTGCGTCTGTATCACGAGGTTCAGCAAGGATTGATCAAAGCCAAGCATAGGGGAGTGAATCCATCCAGTCTAGCGATTGACTCCTGGGCGGTCGATTTTGGACTGATCGGAGAAACTGGAGAATTGCTGGGCAACCCTTATCATTATCGGGATTGGCACACCCATGGGGTAATGGAAGAAGTACAGGAACGGCTGGGAAAAGAGTTTATTTTCCAGCGCACAGGCATTCAGTTTTTGACGTTTAATACCATTTATCAGCTGGCTGCTATGCGAAATGCGAGTTCACCGTTGCTGGAGCAGGCAAAGCATTTCTTGATGATTCCAGATCTGCTACGGTATTTTCTGACAGGTGAAATGTACAATGAGTTTTCCAATGTGACCAGCACGCAATTATATAATCCGTTGCAGCAAAAATGGGATGATGAGCTTTTGTCTGGAATCAACATTCCTCATTCCTGGTTTGGTGAGGTGCTGGAGCCAGGAAATGTTGCAGGAACGATCCGCTCGTCGGTTATGAACGATTTGGGCATTGGAGCGATTCCTGTGATTGCAGTAGCAGAGCACGATACGGGATCTGCTGTGGCTGCCGTGCCTGCGCTGGAGCGCTCGTTTGCGTACTTGAGCTGTGGAACATGGTCCCTGATGGGAACGGAAACGGCACAGCCTGTAATCAATGACGATACGCTTCGTTTTAATTTTACGAACGAAGGTGGGGTCAGTCGAACTTACAGGCTGCTTAAAAACATCATGGGCTTATGGATTTTACAGGAGGCGCGTAGGGAGTGGGAACGGCAGGGGTACTCCTATTCCTTCCCTGAACTGGTTCATATGGCAGAACAGGCTCCAGCATTCACTTCTTTGATTGATCCGGACGATGAACTATTTCTGCACGCCGGGGATATGAGAACACGAATTCGCCAATATTGCCGCAATACCCGACAGCCATTGCCCGAGACGCCGGGAGAAATCACGCGTTGTATTTTGGAGAGTCTGGCGTTAAAGTACCGTTACATTTTGGAGCTTACAGAACAGGTGTCAGGACAACGGTTTAATGGTTTACATATGGTCGGAGGAGGGATTCAAAATCGCTTGTTGTGCCAATGGACGGCCAATTCGATTCAAAAACCAGTGTGGGCGGGACCTGCAGAAGCGAGCGCAATCGGCAATCTTGCGGTACAATGGATGACACAGGGAAAGTTCGCCGATATATGGGAAGCCCGCTGGGTCATCGCGAATTCTATTTCCGTGGAGGAATATGAGCCTGCCGAATCAGAAGCGTGGGAGGATGCCTATGGGCAATTCCGGCGGGTAGCGGGACTTTTTGTACATTAAAGATGTGGAGTGAGATTGCCATGCTGGTCGCAGAAAGATATGAGATGATTGTGCAGCTCGTGAATGAAAAAGGAAGCATACGAGTGTCCGAATTGAGTGAGTTGTGCAAAGTAACGGAGGAAACGATTCGTCGTGATCTGGACCGTCTGGAGCAGGCGGGACGACTGCGCCGTTCGCATGGGGGAGCGGTAAGTGTCAAAAACGAGCAGCCTGAAACGCCCTATGCGGTACGGGAAATTATGAACGCAGAGGAAAAGCGCAGAATTGCCGAAGAAGCGGTTAAGCAGATTCAGCCGAATGATCGTATTTTGCTGGATGCCAGCACAACCGCCTGGTATATGGCCTCAAGTTTACCGGATATTCCTTTGACGATATTAACGAATTCGATTCGGGTAGCTACAGAGCTGGCGGGTAAGGAAAAAATCGAGGTCATTTCGACGGGGGGGCAGTTGCTTCAACGCTCGCTGTCATTTGTAGGCCCGCTCGCAGAGCGTTCCCTGGAAACCTATTATGTGGATAAATTGTTTTTCTCCAGCCAGGGGGTTCATCTGGATCGCGGTATTAGTGAATCGAATGAACTGCAAGCTCGTTTGAAGCAGAAAATGGTCAGCATTGCAGACCGTGTGATTTTACTGGCCGATGCGAGCAAATTTGGGCAACAGGCGTTTACGCATGTCGTGAACCTGTCGCAGGTATCCGAGATTATTACGGATTCGAGGTTGTCGGATCCGATTCGCAGTCAACTTGCGGAGCAGGCTATTCCAGTTACGGTTGTGTGAATTTAAAAATGTCGAGGTGGAGAGTGTCGCTCCGCGTTTCATTTGCTCTTACGCTCGCTGTTGCAGTGGGATTCTTTGATGATGTAAAACACGTTTAGGTGAGAATCCCACTGCAAGCTTATGCTTACGTAGAGAGCTTTCCTTTGGAAAGCTTTTAGGCAAACGCTGACGCTTCTCCAGATTCAAATGAACCGATCCGCTGGTATCCTCTATAAAGTAATAGCTATTCCATAGACGTAAGGGGTGTTCCGTATGAAGGTATCTTTATTTATTACTTGCCTGAGTGATGCGATTTATCCCAAGGTGGGGGAAGCGATGGCATGCTTGCTTTCCAGATATGGTGTTCAGCTGGATTTTCCGAAGGTACAGACATGCTGCGGACAGCCGTCCTATAACAGCGGCTATTGGGATGAAACGAGGGTTGCTGCCAAAACAATTCTGAAAGCGTTTAACGACAGCGATTTTGTCGTATCTCCTTCCGGTTCCTGTACATATATGATTCATCATTACCCGGAGTTGTTTAAGGATGAGCCCGAATGGCTCGATTCAGCACGGAGGCTGGAACAAAAGACGTATGAGTTTACGCAATTTATGGTACAGGTGCTTGGCGTGACCGATGTGGGCGCGTCTTTTCCGCATACAGTAACCTATCATCCGTCTTGCCATGGCACACGTTTGCTCGGCGTGAAGGAGGAACCGATGAAGATGCTTGGCAGTGTAAAGGGGCTGCAATTAGTACCACTTCCCTTTGCTGAGGACTGCTGTGGCTTTGGCGGGACTTTCGCGGTGAAAATGCCAGATATTTCGGGAGCGATGGTGACTGAAAAAGTGGACCATATCAGGGAGACCGAAGCCGAGGTACTGGTCGGACTAGATATGGCCTGCTTGATGAACATTGCCGGAAATCTTCGGTATCGGGAGGAGCCAGTTCGGGTCATGCATCTGGCTGAGCTGCTGTACGAAGGGGTGAAGCACGCATGACCGTCGTACACACACATTCCATGAACCAAAAGGTCAAAAAACGTGCAGAGCTGGCCCTAAATGATGATTTTCTGCGGAATGCAGTTCGTTTCACTACAGAGCGTTTGCGTAACGGAAAGCAGGTGGCTTCAGAGCAACACGGAAATTGGGAAGAATGGCGTGAACGGGGCCGTCAAATTCGTCTGCATACCATTGCCCATCTGGACTATTACTTAAATCTATTTGTAGAAAATGCCCGTGCCAACGGGGTGCATATCCATTTTGCCGATACAGCAGCCGATGCCGTACGTATTACCCTGGATATTGCTGCACATAGCCAAGCCCGTTCCGTCGTCAAATCCAAGTCGATGGTGTCGGAGGAGTTACATTTGAATCAGGCGCTGGAGGGTGCGGATATCGAGACGATTGAAAGTGACCTCGGTGAATATATTATTCAACTGGCAGGAGAGCCCCCGTCTCATATCGTCATTCCGGCGATTCACAAAAACCGCTTTCAGATTGCCGAACTGTTATCCCAAGAAGCAGGTGAGAAACTGTCCGCGGATACGACGATTTTGGCGGGCTTTGTCCGCAAAAAGCTGCGTGAGAAGTTTCTAGAAGCGGATATTGGCATGACGGGCTGTAATTTCGCCATCGCCGAGACAGGCTCCATGGTCCTGTTTGAAAATGAAGGGAACGCACGGATGGTATCCACTCTGCCCAAAACCCAAATTACGCTGATGGGCATGGAGCGGATTATTCCATCCTGGACGGATTTGGAGGTGATGGCTACATTATTGCCACGATCCGCTACGGGGCAGAAGCTGACCATGTATATGTCTGGTATTTCAGGCCCTCGGCGCAGCCAAGATGCCGATGGGCCTGACGAAATGCACATCATCATCGTAGATAACGGACGTTCACTACAGCTGGGCAATCCCGAGTTTCAAGAGTTGCTGAATTGCATTCGCTGTGGTGCTTGCCTGAATGCCTGTCCGGTGTACCGACACATTGGCGGGCACGCGTATGGCGGGACATATAGTGGCCCTATCGGTGCGGTGCTTACGCCTGCCCTTCATAGCAACATCGAAGAGTGGAACGATATTGCGAGTGCGTCCAGTCTGTGTGGTGCGTG
The Paenibacillus peoriae DNA segment above includes these coding regions:
- a CDS encoding DegT/DnrJ/EryC1/StrS family aminotransferase codes for the protein MFEIPFLRPSLVKKERFIANFEKIEETRIYSNYGPLNNLFEERVIAQVFNGIGSAVTVSNATIGLILAIAHSKRPQGKYAVMPSFTFAATPLAAEWCGLEPYFLDIEPENWQMNREQLEQAVKLLGDEIAVIVPYATFGTAIDLSVYNKLQEQGIPVVIDAAASFGTISPEEATHFGKGFGGAVVFSFHATKSFGIGEGGLVYSLDQDLIKRIRQAGNFGFSSSRESVTQGLNSKISEYTAAIALATLDHFKTVRENRRTIYEYYLQELLQADLLERGWSVQKTQGSVVHQFIPILSPDSHTNQEVVKLLASNSIEARTYFSPACHQQKQFQSYPRSTLHVTEHITKHIVSLPLWEELDEIIVRRIVNVLRSLGRETAR
- the rhaI gene encoding L-rhamnose isomerase, producing MSDKAYALFEEQQQQRGIDLERVKAKLKALSIETPSWGYGDSGTRFKVFQKTGVPRDPFEKLEDAAQVHAVTGLCPSVAIHIPWDKVDNYGKLRSHAESLGLRIGAVNPNLFQDEDYMLGSVTNVDPAIRRKAINHLLECVDIAKETGTNDFSLWFADGTNYPGQGDIRKRKNWMLEALSEMYKALTSDMRMLIEYKAFEPAFYHTDIADWGMAYNYATKLGPQAQVLVDTGHHLPGANVEHIVAFLIDEKRLGGFHFNSYKYADDDLIVGSANPYELFLIFYQILNAAQDVDKDIRHTVDKIAYLIDQSHNIEQKIPAMIRSVLNVQTQYAKALLINHAEVEEASSRQNVLGAEDAVRQAFEFDVAPLLRAIREEQGLPADPMKAYLASEYGTQILQRGKGGASW
- a CDS encoding LutB/LldF family L-lactate oxidation iron-sulfur protein, whose translation is MTVVHTHSMNQKVKKRAELALNDDFLRNAVRFTTERLRNGKQVASEQHGNWEEWRERGRQIRLHTIAHLDYYLNLFVENARANGVHIHFADTAADAVRITLDIAAHSQARSVVKSKSMVSEELHLNQALEGADIETIESDLGEYIIQLAGEPPSHIVIPAIHKNRFQIAELLSQEAGEKLSADTTILAGFVRKKLREKFLEADIGMTGCNFAIAETGSMVLFENEGNARMVSTLPKTQITLMGMERIIPSWTDLEVMATLLPRSATGQKLTMYMSGISGPRRSQDADGPDEMHIIIVDNGRSLQLGNPEFQELLNCIRCGACLNACPVYRHIGGHAYGGTYSGPIGAVLTPALHSNIEEWNDIASASSLCGACYEACPVKIPLHDMLVYLRRRKVEAGQGDKLETAGMKGFATVVSNSKRFAVAIRLGQIAQKAIVRKGEITLKLGPLKGWNTYRVAPSLAKKSFRQQWNTLEHKLEQERNVMQPDVLSRMEKILADRSKGGTQHE
- a CDS encoding DeoR/GlpR family DNA-binding transcription regulator — protein: MLVAERYEMIVQLVNEKGSIRVSELSELCKVTEETIRRDLDRLEQAGRLRRSHGGAVSVKNEQPETPYAVREIMNAEEKRRIAEEAVKQIQPNDRILLDASTTAWYMASSLPDIPLTILTNSIRVATELAGKEKIEVISTGGQLLQRSLSFVGPLAERSLETYYVDKLFFSSQGVHLDRGISESNELQARLKQKMVSIADRVILLADASKFGQQAFTHVVNLSQVSEIITDSRLSDPIRSQLAEQAIPVTVV
- a CDS encoding bifunctional rhamnulose-1-phosphate aldolase/short-chain dehydrogenase; amino-acid sequence: MVQSLWNSSQASEQKNTLEQLVYRSNLIGTDRSVCNWGGGNTSAKTTIQDFRGREVEVMYVKGSGSDLATMKAHNFTGLRMEDIRPLFEREDMSDEDMVAYLANCMIDAKHPRASIETLLHAFLPFRHVDHTHPDAIISLCCAHNGKEIAKEIFGDSFVWVPYIRPGFKLSKMIAQGVLDHPQAELVLMEKHGLVTWGDTSEAAYAKTIDIIQEAESYIKARQEEKQAFGGTKYKALTYEGRRSIASQVMPSIRGAVSDEKKMILTFDDAEDVLEFVNGRDSAALSQVGAACPDHLVHTKMKPLYVDWTPDVEDVEGLKVKLAEGIAAYKEQYQAYFERNRLEGDVMFEAAPRVILVPGVGMINTGKSWSNAQVSGALYHRAIAVMRGATTLGEFVSLSENESYNVEYWPLELYKLSLAPAEVEFSRKIAFITGGAGGIGSATARRLVDEGAHVVLADLNLEGAQKVAAEINSSYGENCAIAVKMDVTQEEQIQAAYAETALTYGGVDIIVNNAGLATSSPFDETSLKEWNLNVNVLGTGYFLVAREAFKLMKEQTLGGSMVFVGSKNSVYAGKNVTAYSSVKALEAHLARCIAAEGGEYGIRVNTILPDAILQGSAIWNSNWRNERATAYGIEPDQLEEHYRKRTTLLVNIYPQDIAEGIAFFASSKAEKTTGCMLTIDGGVPAAFTR
- the rhaB gene encoding rhamnulokinase, which codes for MSILAYDLGASSGRVLLGELTDSRIVVEEIHRFSNDPVKVGEHLHWDLLRLYHEVQQGLIKAKHRGVNPSSLAIDSWAVDFGLIGETGELLGNPYHYRDWHTHGVMEEVQERLGKEFIFQRTGIQFLTFNTIYQLAAMRNASSPLLEQAKHFLMIPDLLRYFLTGEMYNEFSNVTSTQLYNPLQQKWDDELLSGINIPHSWFGEVLEPGNVAGTIRSSVMNDLGIGAIPVIAVAEHDTGSAVAAVPALERSFAYLSCGTWSLMGTETAQPVINDDTLRFNFTNEGGVSRTYRLLKNIMGLWILQEARREWERQGYSYSFPELVHMAEQAPAFTSLIDPDDELFLHAGDMRTRIRQYCRNTRQPLPETPGEITRCILESLALKYRYILELTEQVSGQRFNGLHMVGGGIQNRLLCQWTANSIQKPVWAGPAEASAIGNLAVQWMTQGKFADIWEARWVIANSISVEEYEPAESEAWEDAYGQFRRVAGLFVH
- a CDS encoding glycosyltransferase family 2 protein, translated to MECPLVSVVIPAYNRPHTLKIAIDSVLEQTYPNIEIIICDDSTTNEVQEMIDSYLDSFPQVKYYKNDKNLFLGNWHKCFDLASGEYINYLMDDDMFHKEKIARMLYFFENFENITLVTSYRQTMNELGAILPPLYATEKLYEETRIMDGRMLANVALTRCLNVIGEPTTVFFKKTDLIERFGVYKGKQYSLLNDLASWLNLLSKGKAVYIPEALSYFRIHPNQNNQTLGQNAFTEWLDIMIASRDDGFLDTNDLFKTALHSYHERIKGRPQFVADIKRIEMILKTLES
- a CDS encoding acetyltransferase, whose translation is MRKLVIWGSGGHAREINWLCEELGVRVIGFLDERPETKGQIVNGIPVLGTLTDIKALKYEVELICAGVGDPALKKRFAYHTIQSGFRIAAPLIHPRVRLSRRNTIGEGSMIFEGAVLSDNIKIGQHVIINRSVNVSHDAVIGDYITIAPGVNLAGNVTIDEGAYIGVGVSVRERCHIGCWSMIGGGAFVKDDIPSFTMAAGVPAVVKKRLDIP
- a CDS encoding (Fe-S)-binding protein, whose translation is MKVSLFITCLSDAIYPKVGEAMACLLSRYGVQLDFPKVQTCCGQPSYNSGYWDETRVAAKTILKAFNDSDFVVSPSGSCTYMIHHYPELFKDEPEWLDSARRLEQKTYEFTQFMVQVLGVTDVGASFPHTVTYHPSCHGTRLLGVKEEPMKMLGSVKGLQLVPLPFAEDCCGFGGTFAVKMPDISGAMVTEKVDHIRETEAEVLVGLDMACLMNIAGNLRYREEPVRVMHLAELLYEGVKHA